One genomic region from Magallana gigas chromosome 3, xbMagGiga1.1, whole genome shotgun sequence encodes:
- the LOC105338731 gene encoding protein mono-ADP-ribosyltransferase PARP12 isoform X1 — translation MAYSWSTDDCSDEELDDRFVYKYGKNRSRKGQSRTQRKYSDFNNDDFSEEDVFRKLVFSGGLSSVPQYMEDNSPGVTFKRWLKGRRKKLSVYKKRNKPICIGPFLKEATLCFEHTSRNCRRLNCSHFHVCSFHLNGVCKRGKSCKKGHNFDDDHNQQIIENLELEEFSDEDIRTIILSRYPQVCRTEACSLGEDCPYLHMCYNFLKNKCEVANCRRGHSLDTLHNKWVLRSYRMGRWSGEKLALLKALINMPRQQKQIDYSYQDTHLGYTSGSEDMSCEETYPAQRTILKAETYPKQPSILKAETYPKQPSILKARNENVEMIKDISKSISVKNYNGHTKDICLDHLVGTCPASACNKHHTSLPYLWQIHFFGEWLSFDEEENQSLEQRYCNMEDTAKGKIFSKGVKYEITLNFKEEYGTRASHLGSLRLYIRRLSTASFATENAPLQRGSFHTQWRWYLKNDYHQWMCFDKDELQYTLEKKYVTGQKSYLFTRESHKFKYRISFADWEQKNLDTLKVRKILRRPVFVSRTDIVSQQFPERLRVVFSDAHPPEWSSLDLAHEFELVELEETHTEFSSVKAAFLAKLDEKGINICNIYRIQNLALWNEYKMKKLNLEKTHAKKNGRLDERTLFHGTDSYDTCYGICTNNFDFRLSGKNATVYGKGSYFAASAKYSHNYTRGPVHLMFQAKVLIGSYTKGSGDMTCPPNIPGEGHRRYDSCVDNTTSPSIFVVFDRNQCYPEYLIAYQSKSTTTTAATVQSTYQAVTNANQSVWGRTTHHTSIVHNRSTPLQSQSQSIGTASTNFPRSISSTSVASVDLNKQFQNRSQNQTSVSSIKSTASTADANGSYRAYPALGISTANTTTTGGPQNSVTSPSPPVSTVPHRTPSFRVVSQNTYPFENPRSNFAGKKKNGCTIQ, via the exons ATGGCGTACag TTGGAGCACTGATGATTGCAGCGATGAAGAATTAGATGATAGATTTGTATATAAATACGGTAAAAATCGATCAAGGAAAGGACAATCTCGCACACAGAGAAAATATTCAGACTTCAATAACGATGATTTTTCTGAAGAAGACGTATTCAGAAAGTTGGTTTTCTCAGGTGGTTTATCAAGCGTACCTCAATATATGGAGGACAATTCACCTGGGGTAACATTCAAACGATGGCTTAAAGGACGACGGAAAAAACTATCAGTTTACAAAAAACGAAACAAACCTATTTGTATCGGTCCCTTTTTAAAAGAAGCAACACTGTGTTTTGAGCACACCAGCAGAAATTGTCGCCGCTTGAATTGCAGCCATTTTCATGTTTGTAGTTTCCACCTAAACGGTGTTTGTAAACGTGGCAAAAGTTGCAAGAAAGGTCACAACTTTGACGATGATCATAATCAACAAATAATAGAAAATCTTGAACTGGAAGAGTTTTCGGATGAGGACATTCGGACTATAATTCTATCCAGATACCCACAAGTCTGTCGCACTGAAGCATGTTCTCTTGGAGAAGATTGTCCATACCTTCATATGTGCTACAATTTCCTCAAGAACAAATGCGAGGTTGCCAACTGTAGGAGAGGGCATTCTCTTGACACTCTTCATAACAAATGGGTCCTAAGATCTTACAGAATGGGCCGATGGTCGGGTGAAAAGTTAGCTTTGTTGAAAGCGTTAATAAACATGCCAcgacaacaaaaacaaattgactATTCTTATCAAGATACACATCTTGGTTATACCTCTGGATCAGAAGATATGTCCTGCGAAGAAACCTACCCAGCACAGCGGACAATTTTAAAAGCAGAGACCTACCCAAAACAAccatcaattttaaaagcagAGACCTACCCAAAACAAccatcaattttaaaagcaagaaACGAGAATGTAGAAATGATTAAAG ATATTTCAAAATCCATTAGTGTTAAAAACTACAATGGCCACACAAAAGACATCTGTCTAGATCATCTGGTAGGAACCTGTCCAGCAAGTGCCTGCAATAAGCACCATACCAGTCTTCCCTACCTGTGGCAAATTCACTTCTTTGGTGAATGGTTGAGTTTTGATGAAGAAGAAAATCAGTCTTTGGAACAAAGATATTGTAACATGGAAGACACGGCAAAGGGAAAA attTTTTCAAAGGgagtaaaatatgaaattacccttaattttaaagaagaatACGGAACACGTGCTAGCCATTTGGGATCCTTACGCCTCTATATACGACGGCTCTCAACAGCGTCGTTTGCTACGGAAAACGCTCCATTGCAGAGAGGGTCTTTTCACACGCAGTGGAGGTGGTACTTGAAAAATGATTATCACCAGTGGATGTGTTTTGATAAG gATGAATTGCAGTATACTTTAGAAAAGAAATACGTCACAGGACAAAAGAGCTATTTATTCACCAGGGAGAGTCATAAATTCAAATACAGAATCAGTTTTGCTGATTGGGAGCAGAAAAATCTTGATACCTTAAAAGTTCGGAAGATTTTAAGACGACCAGTGTTCGTGTCTCGTACGGACATAGTATCCCAACAATT tCCAGAAAGATTGAGGGTTGTTTTTTCTGATGCACATCCACCAGAATGGAGTTCATTAGATCTGGCGCATGAATTCGAGCTAGTAGAATTAGAGGAAACACATACAGAATTCAGCAGTGTGAAGGCGGCGTTTTTAGCAAAATTAGACGAGAAAGGCATCAATATTTGCAACATTTACCGTATTCAGAATTTAGCTCTATGGAATGAGTACAAAAT GAAAAAACTGAACCTAGAGAAAACTCATGCAAAGAAGAATGGGAGGCTTGACGAAAGAACCCTCTTCCATGGCACCGATTCCTACGACACTTGTTATGGAATATGCACGAACAATTTTGATTTCCGGTTGAGCGGCAAAAATGCAACCGTATACGGAAAGGGTTCTTATTTCGCCGCTTCGGCTAAATATAGTCACAACTACACAAGAGGCCCTGTTCATCTAATGTTTCAAGCAAAGGTCTTGATAGGGAGCTACACAAAAGGAAGCGGGGATATGACCTGTCCACCAAATATTCCGGGAGAAGGACACAGAAGATATGACTCATGCGTCGATAACACCACTAGTCCATCAATATTTGTCGTCTTCGACAGAAACCAATGTTACCCTGAATATTTGATAGCTTATCAGAGCAAATCTACCACAACAACTGCAGCAACGGTGCAAAGCACATATCAAGCTGTAACAAACGCTAATCAATCGGTTTGGGGAAGGACCACGCACCATACAAGTATTGTTCACAATCGTTCAACGCCCCTTCAAAGCCAGTCACAAAGTATAGGCACTGCATCAACGAATTTTCCGCGTTCCATCTCGAGCACATCCGTCGCTTCCGTCGATTTAAATAAGCAGTTTCAAAATCGTTCTCAAAATCAAACATCTGTATCATCGATTAAAAGTACAGCATCTACTGCCGATGCAAACGGTTCATATAGGGCTTATCCTGCTTTAGGGATTAGCACTGCGAATACAACCACAACCGGAGGACCTCAGAACTCCGTAACCAGCCCGTCTCCTCCTGTCAGTACAGTACCCCACAGAACACCATCATTTAGAGTTGTGTCCCAAAACACCTATCCTTTCGAAAATCCTAGATCAAATTTTGCAGGAAAAAAGAAGAACGGTTGTACAATTCAATAA
- the LOC105338731 gene encoding protein mono-ADP-ribosyltransferase PARP12 isoform X2, giving the protein MAYSWSTDDCSDEELDDRFVYKYGKNRSRKGQSRTQRKYSDFNNDDFSEEDVFRKLVFSGGLSSVPQYMEDNSPGVTFKRWLKGRRKKLSVYKKRNKPICIGPFLKEATLCFEHTSRNCRRLNCSHFHVCSFHLNGVCKRGKSCKKGHNFDDDHNQQIIENLELEEFSDEDIRTIILSRYPQVCRTEACSLGEDCPYLHMCYNFLKNKCEVANCRRGHSLDTLHNKWVLRSYRMGRWSGEKLALLKALINMPRQQKQIDYSYQDTHLGYTSGSEDMSCEETYPAQRTILKAETYPKQPSILKAETYPKQPSILKARNENVEMIKDISKSISVKNYNGHTKDICLDHLVGTCPASACNKHHTSLPYLWQIHFFGEWLSFDEEENQSLEQRYCNMEDTAKGKIFSKGVKYEITLNFKEEYGTRASHLGSLRLYIRRLSTASFATENAPLQRGSFHTQWRWYLKNDYHQWMCFDKDELQYTLEKKYVTGQKSYLFTRESHKFKYRISFADWEQKNLDTLKVRKILRRPVFVSRTDIVSQQLSLLHKKQKLHIFNNIRQNCKNIE; this is encoded by the exons ATGGCGTACag TTGGAGCACTGATGATTGCAGCGATGAAGAATTAGATGATAGATTTGTATATAAATACGGTAAAAATCGATCAAGGAAAGGACAATCTCGCACACAGAGAAAATATTCAGACTTCAATAACGATGATTTTTCTGAAGAAGACGTATTCAGAAAGTTGGTTTTCTCAGGTGGTTTATCAAGCGTACCTCAATATATGGAGGACAATTCACCTGGGGTAACATTCAAACGATGGCTTAAAGGACGACGGAAAAAACTATCAGTTTACAAAAAACGAAACAAACCTATTTGTATCGGTCCCTTTTTAAAAGAAGCAACACTGTGTTTTGAGCACACCAGCAGAAATTGTCGCCGCTTGAATTGCAGCCATTTTCATGTTTGTAGTTTCCACCTAAACGGTGTTTGTAAACGTGGCAAAAGTTGCAAGAAAGGTCACAACTTTGACGATGATCATAATCAACAAATAATAGAAAATCTTGAACTGGAAGAGTTTTCGGATGAGGACATTCGGACTATAATTCTATCCAGATACCCACAAGTCTGTCGCACTGAAGCATGTTCTCTTGGAGAAGATTGTCCATACCTTCATATGTGCTACAATTTCCTCAAGAACAAATGCGAGGTTGCCAACTGTAGGAGAGGGCATTCTCTTGACACTCTTCATAACAAATGGGTCCTAAGATCTTACAGAATGGGCCGATGGTCGGGTGAAAAGTTAGCTTTGTTGAAAGCGTTAATAAACATGCCAcgacaacaaaaacaaattgactATTCTTATCAAGATACACATCTTGGTTATACCTCTGGATCAGAAGATATGTCCTGCGAAGAAACCTACCCAGCACAGCGGACAATTTTAAAAGCAGAGACCTACCCAAAACAAccatcaattttaaaagcagAGACCTACCCAAAACAAccatcaattttaaaagcaagaaACGAGAATGTAGAAATGATTAAAG ATATTTCAAAATCCATTAGTGTTAAAAACTACAATGGCCACACAAAAGACATCTGTCTAGATCATCTGGTAGGAACCTGTCCAGCAAGTGCCTGCAATAAGCACCATACCAGTCTTCCCTACCTGTGGCAAATTCACTTCTTTGGTGAATGGTTGAGTTTTGATGAAGAAGAAAATCAGTCTTTGGAACAAAGATATTGTAACATGGAAGACACGGCAAAGGGAAAA attTTTTCAAAGGgagtaaaatatgaaattacccttaattttaaagaagaatACGGAACACGTGCTAGCCATTTGGGATCCTTACGCCTCTATATACGACGGCTCTCAACAGCGTCGTTTGCTACGGAAAACGCTCCATTGCAGAGAGGGTCTTTTCACACGCAGTGGAGGTGGTACTTGAAAAATGATTATCACCAGTGGATGTGTTTTGATAAG gATGAATTGCAGTATACTTTAGAAAAGAAATACGTCACAGGACAAAAGAGCTATTTATTCACCAGGGAGAGTCATAAATTCAAATACAGAATCAGTTTTGCTGATTGGGAGCAGAAAAATCTTGATACCTTAAAAGTTCGGAAGATTTTAAGACGACCAGTGTTCGTGTCTCGTACGGACATAGTATCCCAACAATT GTCTTTACTACACAAGAAACAAAAGttacacatttttaataatataaggCAAAACTGCAAAAACATCGAATGA